CATCCTCCGCGACCAAGCCGCACACCTACCCGCAGGCGAAGCCGCCCGACTAGCAGCACTGGTCAACGACGGCCTCCGCGGCCTCAAAGGAGCGACATCGCCGCGCCTACTCCTCGAAATCCTCTGCGCAAAGATGCTCCTGCCCAGCGCACAGCCCGCCGCAACTGCCACTGCACCTGCTGCCGCGCCGGGACCAGCGCCTACTGAGATCCCCGCTAAATACGAGCGCCGTTCCGTCCGCTTGGCTAGGGAAGCCGCCGCACGCAAGAACGCCGAGGTGGCCGCACCTGTACCCGTCCCTGCTCCCGAGCCGGAACCAAAACCGGAGCCTCGTGATGGTTTTGCCACTATTCAAGAGAAGTGGGCAACGATCAGCGATGTGATCTTCAAAGCCAATTCTGTGGCTGGTATTTTGCTCAGCCAAGCCACTTTGCTGGGTTTGCGCGATGGCTCCACCCTTGTGATCGGTCACAACACCGGTGCACTGGCGCATCGGATCAACGACCCGCAGCATGCAGGCTCCATCGTCACTGCGATTAAGCAGGAAACTGACCTCGATGTGACCATTGAGTGCGTAGTGGGTACGGACCCCAAAGCTGCTGGTTTTAGCGAACCAGAAAACAAAAAGGTGTGGAACCCGGAACCCAAGCCCGAGCCGGAGCCCAAGCCCGAGCCGGAACCGGCTCCTGCCAGCAACAACGTCTGGGGTGCACCTGCGCCGCTCGGTGGTGGGCAACCATCTACGCCTCCGTCACCACCGCCGGTTGAGCGATTTAGTCCTGCCAAGGTGACGGCACCACAACCTCCAGCTGCGCCGCAACCTGTGCAAGAAGCTCCGAAACCCCGCTGGCAGCAGGCTGCTGAGCGTGGCATGCGCAAGATGGAAGAGCGCGCCAAGCGGCCGTCGTTCTCCGATGGTGTGCCGCTGCCCCCCGAGCCGGAAGAGCCGGATGTGCCGCCGGACCCTTACGGATACCCCGCAGATGAGGGGATGCCGGAACCTCAGGCCCCTCAGGCTACGTCTAACTATGTAGTGGACCATGATGAGGAAGAGGAGATGGTTAGGGAAGCGGCACAGGGCGTGGGTAATCGTGACCATCGCGATGCCATGACCGTTGCCGTGGACATTCTCTCCGAAGAGCTAGGTGCTCGACAGCTTTAGGTACACTATTCGAATGACCGCCGTCGCACAGCAGGTGTGGCGGATACTAAAAAAACAATGCGAAAGGCAGTTGAATGACTCAGCCGGATATGTCCCAGATCCTTGCACAGGCACAACAGATGCAGGCTAAGCTGCAGGAAGCTCAGCGTGAGATCCTTGCTACCACCGTCACCGGTACCGCTGGCAACGGCCTTGTGAGCATCGACATGCAGGGCAACGGCATGGTTTCTTCCGTCACCATCGACCCTAAGGTTGTTGACGCTGACGACGTAGAAACCCTCCAGGACCTGCTCGTTGGCGCATTCGCAGAGGCACACGAGAAGCTCGGAAACCTTGCAGAGCAGAAGATGGGCCCACTGTCTCAGGGCTTCGACGGCCTTGGTGGGATGTTCTAAGAGTTGTTCGAAGGACCTCTCCAAGACCTGATCGACGAATTTTCTCGGCTCCCTGGTGTGGGGCCGAAGTCGGCTCAGCGCATTGCCTTCCACCTGTTGCATGTGGAACCCGCAGACATTACGCGTCTGCAGGATGCGCTGGGCGCTATTCGTGACGGTGTTACTTTCTGCCGCATTTGCTGCAACATCTCCCGCGAGGAAGTCTGTCGCATCTGTGCGGACTCTTCACGCGATCGCAGCACCATCTGTGTGGTGGAAGAACCCAAAGATATTCAGGTTATTGAACGGACCGGCGAGTACACAGGTCGCTACCAT
The sequence above is drawn from the Corynebacterium rouxii genome and encodes:
- a CDS encoding DNA polymerase III subunit gamma and tau, with the translated sequence MALYRKYRPASFAEVVGQEQVTQPLSVALDSGRINHAYLFSGPRGCGKTSSARIMARSLNCVEGPTSTPCGKCNSCISLAPNGPGNLDVTELDAASNRSVDDMRELRDRAMYAPAESRYRIFIIDEAHMITRDGANALLKIVEEPPAHLIFIFATTEPEKILPTIRSRTHHYPFRLLTPQSMRGLLERTVASEHVAVEDSVYPLVIRAGGGSPRDTLSILDQLIAGAGPDGLDYNLARMLLGATDDTLIDTLIDALTGNDNAALFQVVDDAIEAGLDPRRFATDLLDRFRDLMVLQSVPDALTLGLVDAPTDRGDILRDQAAHLPAGEAARLAALVNDGLRGLKGATSPRLLLEILCAKMLLPSAQPAATATAPAAAPGPAPTEIPAKYERRSVRLAREAAARKNAEVAAPVPVPAPEPEPKPEPRDGFATIQEKWATISDVIFKANSVAGILLSQATLLGLRDGSTLVIGHNTGALAHRINDPQHAGSIVTAIKQETDLDVTIECVVGTDPKAAGFSEPENKKVWNPEPKPEPEPKPEPEPAPASNNVWGAPAPLGGGQPSTPPSPPPVERFSPAKVTAPQPPAAPQPVQEAPKPRWQQAAERGMRKMEERAKRPSFSDGVPLPPEPEEPDVPPDPYGYPADEGMPEPQAPQATSNYVVDHDEEEEMVREAAQGVGNRDHRDAMTVAVDILSEELGARQL
- a CDS encoding YbaB/EbfC family nucleoid-associated protein yields the protein MTQPDMSQILAQAQQMQAKLQEAQREILATTVTGTAGNGLVSIDMQGNGMVSSVTIDPKVVDADDVETLQDLLVGAFAEAHEKLGNLAEQKMGPLSQGFDGLGGMF